Genomic window (Equus przewalskii isolate Varuska chromosome 12, EquPr2, whole genome shotgun sequence):
AAGATGATGAAGAAGGCGCAGCAGATGAGGACGATGTTGCCGATGGGCCTGAGCGACGATATCAGAGTCTCCACCACCAGCTTGAGGCCCGGAGCGCGACTGATGACCCTGGACGCGGGGCACAGGAGACGAGCTGCTGGGCCACCAGAGGGAGCAGCCACGAGGCGGAGCGCACAGTGCGCCAAGGGCCCGCCCCTAGCAAGCCCCACCCACCCTGACCACGCCCTCCCCCgaagccccacccacccctccccggCCCCGCCTACCTCAGAGGCCGGAGCGTCCGCAGCAGGCGCAGCACACGCAGGATTCCAAGAATCTTGGCGCCGCCGGCCGAAGCCATGGCCACGACGATGTCGACCAGGGACACCAGGACCAGCAGCCCGTCCAGCACGTTCCAGCTGCTCTGCAGGTAGGTGTGCTCACCCGAGACCAGGCCCAGGGCCACCACCTGGTAAGGCGCagaggaggaggggcccaggtgggCGGCGCTGCAGACTGAAGTGTGGGACAGAGGCCCAGCAGGTGGGGGCTGCTGGGCGGGACGGAGTAGGGGGGGAGGCCAGAGGGACAGACCCCGGGGCtctctggacacgctggtaccttCACCGTCATCTCAGCTACGAAGATCGCGGTGAAGATGTAGTTGGAAACGCTGAGAAAGGCGCGCTCCTGCAGAGACAGGACAGTGGGAGGGGCCGGCCGCGCACGCCACACCaccccggcccctcccccagcGAGGAGGGCGCCTCACGGTGCTGCCGGGGTCGATGTCGGGCCTCTCCAGGGCGATGGTGATGCAGTTGAGGAAGATGAAGACCAGGACCACGTGATCGAACAGCTTGTGAGCGATGATCTTCTGGCAGGAGAGGCGGAACCTGGGGGCGGGGTGTGGAGGGTCCGGGACAGCCCTGGCGGAGCCCTTGCTTCCCGGTCCCTGTGGTCCCCAGGGAGGCGCCCCAGGCACGCCAGCCCCGGGGCGCTCACCACGTGGTGGGGAACCCGGAGACCCAGAGGGGCGGGCCAGCTGCGagcaggcccctccctccccggccCTCACCTGTTCTGAGGGGAGAAGAGGTACAGGGCCCAGGGATCCCGGCGGCGACACCACTCGGGCTCATACGGCTCCAGCACCTTGCGCAGCCGCGAGCAGCAGCTCTGGGGGGAGAAGGGGCGGGTCCTCAaggcccctcccagcctggccagccccccagcccctcccaccctcagggcggcctcttccccaggcccagccccgtcctccccacccagggcctgggggtCGATGCTGGGGGCGAATGGTGGTCCAAGCTCCCTGCAGGTCAGCTGGATCAAGTCCTGCTGGGCTTGTCCTGCACCCCTCCCCGCTTCTCCTGCCCATGACCAACACACCCCAAGTCCCTGCCTCGGGCTGCTTCAGGGAACCAGCCTAGATGGGAGGAAGGCAAGGGGCATGGGGGAGTACGGGGGGCTGTGGGGGCCATGGGGGTCGTGGGGCCCCACTCACATCCTCCATGTCATCGTCAAACTCGGCCGGGTCCTCCTTGTGGCTGTCGATGCGCAGGAAGAACTCGCTGGGCAGGGCCAGCACCTGCCCGTTGCAGTCATGGAACTTGCTGGGCAGTAGGGCGGCCGGCCGTGGGGGCCGCAGGTCCAGTGTGCTGCGGCGGTCCAGGGACTCGGTGCGCCGCAGTGGGGTGGCACACGTCCCCGGTGAGGTCCCCGCCCCGGGCCTGCTGTCCTCGGCCTCGTCATCTGTGCTGCCCTTGCCCTCGCCGGACAGCAGCGACTCCCGCTCCCCACATTGGCTCCGGCGCTTGAGGCTGGGCGCACGCCCCAGGCTGTTCCAGCTTGAACGCCGGCTGCTCCACGCGCTGTTGGGGCCCAACTGGGTGCAGGGGGAGCTGCGGAGGCTGGACTGTGGGGGGGGGGAATGAGCAGTGCCAGCCCCCCAAGAACCCCCAATATCCCGGGCCCTGGGGCACCTTGTCACTGGGGCCTCACTCTTAACATGCGTGGGGGGCATCTGTACATGGGTCATCTTGTCTAATGTGCAGACGACCCCACTAGAGAGACACCAGCGACACTGCACCCTCAATGGGATGCCCGAGGCAAAGGGACATCAACAAAGAGCTGGGGACACTCTAGCAAGATCAGGGCGCtgggcaggccctgtgctgggctggggCGGCCGCTTGTGCCTGCATGAAGACCGGAGAGCAGGTTacccccagggctggggcccacCGCAGAACAAGCATCCTCGGACACCGCCCGAGCTGCTGACCCCAATCTCCAGGGTGGGGCCCAAATCAGTTCGTAATTGGCGGACCCTGGACTTGCAGAGAAGTTCGGCTGCCGTCTTAGGAAACTAACCCAACTAGGAGCCCGGGATTTACCTGCCCTGTGCCCCACTCTCTGCCGACACTCGTTTCCATGCTGGGTCTACCGTGAGTGGAGCTgtcacccaccccccccccaccacaacCCGCCTGTCTGCCTCCCTCGGACTCCTAACAGCTGGGCTGTGATGCATCTTCTTGTTAAACTACCCGGGCACCCGAGGCTGGGCCATCCTGTCTCACCACCTCACCTCGACCGTCCTCCGTTCGCACCCTGACCCGGCTGTCCCACCGTCAGCTTGTCCCGCTCTGCCCACCCCTCCCGGCCCTTCGGAGAAGCCAGCTTTGGCTGCATCTGCCAGGGGTGGCATTACTTGGGTTTGTCTGGAAAGCCCCCATGGCCCTGGCTCCATGGGACACTGGTGACCGTGGAGCACGGACCCTCCACCCAGCTTCTGTCATCTGTGTCACGtgctctgtcttttctctttctgtcatccCTTTTCTGGTTTCCCTCTGACGCGTGGTCCGTGCTCTGCCAGCTTTCATCATTTATTACCATTTGGGAGGTACGCTTCCTGCCTGCCCTTCTATCAGAAACTACTGGGGATCGCACACGCGTGTCCACGTCGGCTCTCTCTACACTCCTCCCACAAGAAGAGCAGCTCCCGGCTGCACTTATGGAAACAAAGCATTTGTCCTTCTGGGTCCCCACTCGGGGCCAGGGATTCATGGGGTATGACAGGGGCGTGCGGGACCCTCACTCGTCCTTGCAGGAAGCTGTAAGGAGTTGGGCAGGTGGAGTCCGGGGCAGGGGACGGTCCCTACCAGAGACTTCTGGTCCCCCAGCTGGGGGTCCATGGAGCAGCTGCTGCCACGCCGTGAGTCCAGAAGACCGTGGGCCACGTCCAGGTGCGGGGAGCTCTTGGGGGTGGGCATGGGCGTGGCCGCCGTGCGCATgatgaggggagggggcaggctgcCTCGGCCCTCCAGGTGCCCATTTGGGGTCACCGCCAGCGAGTACATCTTCATCTCTGgaggcggagggggagggggtggctcGGGCCTGCAGGGCTCCCAGGACCGGGAAGCCGCCCGCCCGGGACtcccctgcaggggttgcagctGTGCCAGGATGGGGTGGGCAATGCCTCCCCcgccaccccacacacacacccgtgGCCCGCAGGTCTCTGAACTTGTCGAAATCCTCCTCCAAGCGAGCAGAAGTCTTCTCTTCATCTGTGTCAGATCTGTTGGCGTCACCCTGCGCCCCGCAGAGCAGAAGGCACAGGTGAGGCTCCCCGTGGGTGGGGACCATCTCTGTGCTGAGCACCTGTCTGCAGAGCTCCCCACGGGAGCTCCCCTCTCCGTGTCGGTTGAAGCGGGACTCTCACCCAACCCCAGGCCCCCACTGCCTCCCCCTGGGAGTCCCCCTCGCCTCCAGGCCCTCACCTCAGCCTGGAAGCCCTCCACCAGGATGGCCACCAGCAGGTTGAAGAGCACGTAGTTGCCAAAAGTCATCAAGGCCACAAAGTAGAGTGCggcccaggaggaggtggaggccaTGCCGTTGTAGAGAACGACGTTCCAGTCCTCCTGGGTGAGGATCTGGAGGAGGGACGGCGAGGCAGAGTGGACCCCAGACTCGAGAGTGGGGTTGACACGGGGGGAGAAAACGGGGCACTGGGTAGTTGACCCTGACCGTGGAAATGCTGGCAAGCCTTGGGGACCAGaaggagctctgtgccagcaaGCACACACATCTACCTCCTCAGGGCTCAGAATCGACGTCCCAACCACTGTTCCCAGCTCTTCACCTGCTCTAGGCTTGGACCGGCCAAGGAGGTATGCTCTGGGGCTGCTTTGAGCAGAGCCGTGACTCTCCTGGGGACCACCATTTACACGAGAGAACGGCTCCCACCTGGGCTTTACCTGGAACACGGTGACAATAGCCCACAGCAGGGAGTCAAAGTTCTTCCTGTCGGGGACCGTGTCTCCAGTGTCTGTCTTTAGGCTGAACTTGCATCCAAAGAGGTGCATGCCCAGGATgctgagggcaggaggcaggggtgtGGTGAGCAGAGCGGGGGTGGGCGCAGGGGAATGATGAGGGGGGAGCGGCCTGCCTGGTCACCTCCCCACGCAGCGGCTGTTGCCCCACATCTCCCCCAACCGGGACCCCCACCTTCTGGTTTACAGGGGTGTCCTGGTGCCCACAGCCCAGCTGTTCCTGGTCTACAGGTGGGATGACCGAGGCCGGGGGTGGGAGAGACAACTGAGGCCACTCTGGCTCCGGGCAgtggccaggccctggggtgCCCGCCTCCCTCAGCCTGCCTGGACTGCCCAGCACTCTGGCCCCCACCCCGAGGCCAGAGCCCCGGGCCAGGCTGACCCACAGCAAGCGCTCAGCAGACACCAGCTGAAGTTGATGAACTCCAGCTGGCTGTCCCCACCCCTTCTCCCGCCGCTCCGCTGCCTACTCTCCTTTGGGCACAGTCCCTGATCTATCCATCTGGGGGTCTGTCCCATCCCCGCACTCAGCTGGGAGCTCAccagcacagagcccagcacagagaaggggcCCCACATCAGTGCTGTTGGAATGAAGGCCTCAGCAGATGCTCTGAGGCTCCCGGTCCCCCACCCGGGGCCCCAGTGCTGGCGGGGAGGGGTCCTCCTCTCTGGGGCCGGCACACGTTCCActctccaggcctctgccccCCAGCCGCCCGCATCGTGCAGTCGCCGGCAGGGCCCCCAcctgaagatgaagatgaagagcATGAGCAGCATGCAGAACGTGGCCACGTTGTCCATGGTCTTCATGAGCACCACCAGCTGACGCCGCAGCGCGGGCATGAAGCGCACCAGCTTCAGCACCCGCAGCAGCCGGAAGGTCCGCAGCACCGACAGGCCCCCGTCCGCCTGCCCGATGATCTCCCAGACGCTGCGGCCGGGATGAGGGTCAGAAGGGGCCCGTCCTCTGAGTGCAGGTCCCTGCACCTGCCCTGAGCCCGGGACTTCCTCTTTCCGGGAGCAGGAACGCTAGCCTGGGAGCTATGGTGGCCTTTGCTCAGTCCCATGCCTGGGAGCAGGTTCGGCTGCATCAAGGCgccagggggctgggggcctgcgGCAAAATCTTCAAAGCCTCCTCATTAGCTGCCATCCCTGATGGCTGCCTGATCTCCCAGAAACTGCCAGAACCCGGGCACCGGCCAGGTCAGAAGCTTCTCAGTGGAGGGCCTCCCCCGACCCTGTGCCTTTCACAGCCATGCCTGGCTTGTCCATTCTTGCTCAACTCTCTCCCCGCTAGGGAAGGGACCCCTTGACTCCTGAGGACCCTGCTTCCTTCTGGGGGAGGCAAGCCCCCCCGAGATTCTCCCGTTCCTTTCTGTATTGTTTGTACTCCAGCAGATGCCTGGGAGGCAAGCTAGCCTTTCTCACAGGACCTAAACCAAGTGGAGTCCAGCCGTGAAGCTGGGGGGCTGCTCAGTGCCCACTCTGTTCCTCTAGGAAACAGCTCCATTAGATTCTAGAAACAACCACCTGAGGTGCAGGTGACCTCACTGTGTGAACTCGACAGTGCGGGTGTGGAGGGACATGGCCCAGGGAGGGGACTGCCCAAGACGTCGTGACTCAGTACCCACTGTAAACACCCCCGGCAGTGTCCCCTGCTCTGGCCGGGCCTCTGCTCTCTGTGGGGGGGTGTTCACCTGACACTGGAGGTTCCTGGGCCTCTGGGCCTGGGCAGGAGACAGGGGACCCAcctgatgatgacgatgatgccGTCGAAGATGTTGTAGGGGTTCCGGATGTAACCCAGCGGGCCGCAGGCCAGCAGCTTCAGCAGCATCTCGAGGGCGAACATGCTGGTGAATACGATGTTGCTGATCTCCAGGGCGTTGGTCAGCTCGTCGGGCTGCGGGTGGCGGGGGGGGGCCATCAGGACCCCACCCATGGCTCCCAATGCTCCTCAGCAGAGGGGGAGCAATGCCCCACTGAACTGGGAGCAAGTGAGGCTGCACCAaggggctggggggctgcagCAGCAACTCAGAAGGAGCCTAAATGACTGCTAACCACctggaaaagaaagctgagacCCCACAGGCGTCCCCTCTAGCTGGGCGCTGGCCTGCCTGGCCCTCCCACCCTGACTGTCCCCCCTCAGGGGCCACCTCTGAGCACTGAGCTCTGGAAACACCCAGCCCCGCAGGTGTGGGGCACAGGAACAGGGCCTGGAGCATTTATGCCAGTTCCAGGAGGGTGGGGGTGCAGGGGGTGCGAACAACACCGGAGGCCCCTCTGAGCAGCTGCCGTGGTTCCTGGAGGCCTTGCCCACCCCTCGTTGTCAGAAGGGCCCCGAGGCCTCTTTCTTACTGGGACTTGCTGCCCCTCCTGTGTGCACCTGCACGTGGAGTGCACTATGTGCCCGcccatgtgtgtacatgtgcacaccTGCAGTAGTGTAGAtgcatgtgtgtgcgcgtgtgcatgcgtgtgcaggTACCACTGTGTGACCTGCTTGTGTGCACACGCGTCTGCGGGTGTGAACGTGCCAgcatgtttgtgtgcatgtgtatgtgtgtgcctgcACATGTGCTActtgtgtggtgtgtgtgcatgtctgttcACGTCCACACCTGCATGGATAAACCTTGCACATGTGTATCGTACCCTcatgtatgtgcatgcacacgcacacacacatatgtgacTGTGTGCACGTGCACGTGTACAGAAGCTCTTCCTTCCCGGGGGCCCTCGAGGCCCAGCTGCCCTGCATGGATCCTCGCAGAGCAAACCTCCCTGCCCGGCTGCTCCAGGCCAGCACTGCTTGGATTTTCCCTAAATCACTCCAAGATGAAAGAAAACAGCTGAAGTGACTTGAAAAGCCCAGAGGGTGGCAGACGAAGAAGCTGGTTTGGCCACTGAAAGTGAACGTGAGACCCAGGGCAGGGGCCAAGGGCCAGCACGCAGAGTCTATGGCATCTGGGCAATGGGGCCAGGCACCCCCCCCCCAATGCACTCTCCTTCTGGGGGCCATGCCACGCCACCACCTCTTCTGGCCACTGAAGGGGCACCTGAGCGGGCGTGGTCACTGGGTCTGGCTCACGTAAAGGGGAGCCTCTCTCCGTGAGAGCTGGGCCACAGGGGTCCCATCCTGAGAAGAGCTGCTGAACCCCTCAGCCCTCTGCTGCCTCTGGGTCTGTGGTCATCTCAACCCCACCTCCGAGACCCGGGGTGTGTACTGAGAGACCCTCAGGCGGGAGCCACGGGCGGGAGTCCACCACTCAGCAGAGACTGAGCCCAAAGAGGAAATGCGTTTGCTGAGCAACTGCCAAAAATCCCCACAACAGACAACATCCGCTCCCACTCCGTCcctgctccccaacccccaccaacCCCTCTGCAGGGTCGTACAAGAGGCTGGGATCTCCAGGGGACACAAGAGGGCCATGCTCCCTGGGGGTCCTGGCGATGGCCGGGGTCCAGCTGGGGGCTGTCCACGCAGGCCCGCTTCACCTCCAGAGGGCGGCCAGGTGGTGACATGCAGGGCCCTGCCCCTCGCCCCCAGGAGGGCCCTCGTCCACCCACCTGCTCGTGGTACTCGACGCCCATGCTCAGCGTGTTGGTGAGGATGGCCACCATGATGCCGCGGTTGAAGTACTTGCTGTCTACGATCCGGCGCAGCTTGCCGCTGAAGGTGGCCCAGACCCGGCCCAGCCCGCCCTGCTCGCCAGGGGCTGCCTGCCGCTGCGCCCGCCGCCGGGGGCCACCCTGGCCGGGCGCATCTGCTGCTGGGGGTGGCTGCATGGGGTCACGGCGGTCCCCGTGCTGCACGTCCTGTGTGAACTCGTAGACGGCGTTGCTGTCTGAGTCTCCGCCCTCCGAGTCGCTGAGCTCCACCTCGGGGTCCTCCAGGGCGCTGGCGCAGTACGGGCAGTTCTTCAGCTCGCAGGTCAGCGTGCCcgcctgggggctgggcagggggcagggcacGCTCAGGCCTGACAGGCGGCTGGGGGACCGGCCCAGGCCTGCGGGAGAGGGCAAGGCAGGGTCAGCCGCTCAGCGGCCACACTCTGGTACCCAGGACCCATGGTCATGTGGGGGCTTTTGTGGGGTGTATGGTGTGCACACCTGGGCACACTCATGTACACTCTTGTCATTCATACACACCTGGGCACACATGCACATATCTAGGAACACATACATACAGCTGagtacacatgtgcacacaacCGGGCACATGCACACCTGGGCACACGTGCACACCACCTGGGCACGTTCACGTGCACTTTGCACAGGTGTGCTCTGTTCACATGCAGGGACAGTGACACAAAAGGGCAGAGGAGCTCGTCTGCCCTGGGGTCGCACCAGCCACAGAAATATAAGGTGACCCACTTTCCAGCATCCACATTCGACAGGCGAGATTAACTTTAACGCTGCCCTTAGTGAGGCACGTCCGAGCCCCCGTCACTCGACACGGAGCCCGTGTGAGGTTTAGAGAAGCGCTCTGCATGCTGTCCCTCATGCTGGCCTCTGGGACCCAGACTGTGCTTCATGCTGACAGCACACTGCGGCCTGGACTCGCCACAACCCAGCGGCTCCACGAGACCTAGCAGCCCTTGTGGCCAGCACAAGACTAGGAGCACATGCACTGTGAACGCAGGCTCCCACACCCTGGGCTCGGGGCGTGAGGGTGTGTACAGCGGCCCTGGCCCCCATGCCTCTGCTTGCTCCAGGGGCATGGCAGTCTGTGCACTTGCACACGACCCCTGGGAGGGCCTTACTGTCTGCATGGGAGCTGGCTGGCTGGGGGTCCTGGTGTCCCTTCTTCGACTGCCTGTCTGAGGCGGGTGAAGCCAGGCCCCAGGTGGGAGGACCATGAATGCCTCAGGGAGCACCCCAGCCCCCCTCTTCCTAACTCTCGGGGGCTCAGTGACCTCGActttcccttccccctgccaCAGTCTCAGTCTCCCCACCCAGGTAGGGGGCCGGCCACTCCTCGGGAAAAGTGGCCAGACAATGGCCATGGACATATGGTCCCTCTCAGGGCAAGGCGAGGGCAACAAGACACAGGCCCGGGGGCCTAATGGGTTTTCTTTGCCAGCTGTGGCGCTCTCACATGCACACAACAAATGCCTGTGCTCCTGAGCCGCTGGTGCGTGGGGCTCAGTACAGGAGGGGGGGCGGCACtagtcctccccacccccttcctccagGCTCCAAAGAAGAAAGCTGGGCTCCTGAGGATGCCCGGGGCCTCCTCGGAAAGTGCATGGGCAGGGACGGCATTCAGGAGCCCTGTGTTCCCATCCCCACTCCACCTGGGTCCCCTTCTCTCTGTAGGGTGAGGCTGGGGCCCTTACCGTGTTCCCCAACCAAATGCTGGATCTTCTCATAGGGGTCAGAGCTGCTCAAGCTCAGGGGGCTGTGGTTTCCCGCGCCTGGTGGTCCGCTGGCCCGCTTCCCCTTGGGCCCGGGGCTGGCTCCGCCTTTGCCGCCCGCCGGTGACGGCAGGATGGTGGGGTAGTTCATGGCGCCCAGGCCTGTGGCCAGCTTGAGGCCGGCAGCGGTGGCTGCAGCATGCACCGCCCGGGCTCTCTCCTGCGGCCCCTCCACGTGGCAGTCTGCATGGTACACGCTGTGCACGGACTCAGTGTCAGGAGGCCCTCGGCCTGGCGAGGGCGGCGAGGGCAGCGCTCCGGCCCGCACCAGCCTGGTGTCTCCGGTGGCCGGCTCGTGGCCGGGCCGGCGCGGGCTGCCGTGGCTGaagtggtagtggtggtggtggtggtggtgatggtggtagacCAGGTGGTGGATGGAGGCTGCGCGCCGGCCTGGCCGCCGGGGCCGGCGCCCGGGACCCTGGCCATGCAGGGCACTGCTGGGGTCCACCTTCTTGTGCCAGCGGCTCTGCCAGCGGGCGTAGAGGCGCAGGCTGCGCCGCTTGACCTTGCGGTAGATGTGGCCCACGTACTTGAGCAGCTCCTCGTAGCAGCTGCCTGGCTCCGAGAAGCTGGCCAGCGTGCTGTCGTTGGACAGATAGCGGGCACGCTGCTCCCGCATCAGCTGGTTCTCCCGCTGCTTCGTCTCCGAGAACTGCGTGGCGATCACCACCAGACACAGGTTGATCATGAAGAAGGAGCCCACCTGTGGCGGGTGGGCGGTCGTGAGCCTCCGGTGGCCGGTCCACAGCCTCGCTCACCCGGCCACGTgccccagggagccagggaagaAGGGACACGGGACCCACCCGCCCCGGGGCGTTGGGGTCAGGTGGGGACAGGCAACCAGGGCAGCAGCTCTGCTTTCTACACAACAGTGATTGAGTCCCTGACAAGAGAATTACTGTGCGCCCCTACTGTGCGCCACCTGCTCTAGGGGCCAGGGGTACAGCCGTGAGTGCGGCCGGCGGTGGCCCCCTGCTAATTCTATGCTGAGCCCCAGCATCTGGGATGGGCGGCGCTCAGTAGGTGCTGCTCGCCTATCTGCAGATAAACGGACAACATGTGAGGAGACCCTCCTTCCTGGCCCTCTGTGTGGTTTGGTCCCTCCTCCTTCAAGTCTGTCCCCAACTAGACCCTCTCGACTGTGCCGCACCCTCCCCTCCAGGTCTGACATTCCATGACCCCTGTGGCTtcactcccccgcccccccccccaccccgtccccgcGCGCCACTCTCCTATGCTCACACTTATGGTCTGAGACAAGGAAGGAGACCTGCCTGTTTCTGTTCACTGCTGGGTCCTCACTGAGCCTGCCCCgaaccccacagggccactgcgaGGACCAAGTGAAGGCCACGCCTAGGGCCACGTACATGGCAGAGAGCTGTGACCCCAAGAGGCAGTCCTGACTCTTCTGCAGAGTCTAGACAGGACCTGGTCACAGGAGGCTGTGGGGCGCTGTCCGAGGCCTCCTGGAGGCGGGCTCTCCCCTCCTCACCTACACTGGCCTCCCACCCCGGCCCACTTCCTCCCactgggggctggagagaaggCCCTCGTCCCACCAcgggcccccaccccacctgacTGGCAGCTCTGGGTCTTTGCTGCCCCCACCCAGCAGCTCAGCTGAACTGATGGACCCACAAGGACCCATGAGGGCTAGCAAAGGCCAGGGTGGTGTGGCGGTGGGGGGCACAAGCAGGCTCATGGCTGGACCTGGGGGGCAGGACACTGTGCCCTAACAGAGAAGCTTAGGGATGGGAGATGAGCTGTTACAACGCAGGGATCTCCATGAGCTAACACGCTGGCTGTGAAGTCGGGcccgcccctgccccaccccccggGACTCGCCCCGATGCCCACACTCACAATGATGAGCAAGATGAAGTAGATGAAGTTGTAGAAGGAGTGTGCGTCCATGACGTAGTACATGATGTCCACCCAGCCCTCCAGCGTGATCACCTGGGGGGGCAGGTGGCTGGACACACGGACGGCCAGGAAGAGGCTGGGGCCCTCGCCTGCGTCCCCTCAGGGTCCAGCGGCAGGGCTGGAGGGTGAGTTAGCCGTGTCCTGACACCAACCCCTGGGGCCTTGCACACTTGGTGCCCAAcgtgatggggaaactgaggccacggGCCATCAGCACACAGAGCTGGAGCCCACCTGGAAGATGGCGATCCAAGCATAGCCGATGTTGTCGAAATTGATGGCGCCGTTGTGGGGGTTGGAGTCCCCGGAGCGGCAGACGTTGTAGTACTGGTTCCAGTTGATGCAGGCGTTGCGGCCGGCGCCGCCCGCGCCCTCAGCCTGGGGCTGCCCGTATGCCTCCCAGCCCAGCGTGCACTCCACGCGCAGCTCTCGGCGGCTGGGGATGTGCGAGCACTTCTGCATGCCGTTGTCCCGGCGCGAGGAGCAGATGAAGGGGTTCTCCTCGCCCTCCTCCGTCTGGTAGTACGGCCGCAGGAAGGTGAGGTTGTTGTTCCTGGGGGCGTGCGGCCAGCGGGagcacacagacagacagacagcaaaagagacacagagacatgcGGAGAGACAGAGACGGTGATCGAGAGACACAGTGGGGGACACAAAAAGTAagacacacaaagagaaaaataaggaggaagagacacagaagcagaaacaggaaaacaaattaccaggaaaacagagacagagacacaaaaaccaaagaaagaagcaTAGACCCAGAAACCAGAACCCCACAGTCAAACTATGGATATTCCAAAAAGGGAGCCtctgggggcagggcctggaggggagGAGCCTGCCAGGGGCGGGGCCCGGAGGGGAGGAGCCTCTGGGGGCGGGGTCCGGAGGGATGAGCCTGTCAGGGGCCGGGCCCAGGGGGAGGAGCCTCTGGAGGCAGGTGGCCAGGAAGAGCCCGGTTAGGGGCAGGACTTGATGGGTGGGACAGGGGTCTCGGCCCAGGAGCAAGGCCTGCGCACCTGGCAAAGGTGCTGTCCAGGAAGCAGCGGTTGCGCAGCAGGCCCGCCCAGAGCTGGACGCCCACGATACCGAAGATGAAGAAGACGAAGAAGCAGAGCAGCAGGACGTTCCCGAGCATGGGCAACGTGTCCAGCAGCAGCGTGACCAGGATCCGCATGCCTGCAGGTGGCAGGGCAGGGGGTCAGCACTGTGGAGCCCTCCTGGGTGTCGCCTAGGCCCTCAGCCTCTCCCATGAACCCTGAGCCCCCCCGCCGTTCACAAGTGGATATCAGTGACCCTGCGGGGTCCCTGTGCCAGTCCCCAACAGGTCCAGCAAGTCCTGAGGGACAGTGATGCCTCTGTGTCAGGCCCACACCGAGGGGAGCAAGGCTACGGGCCTGGAGGGTCTCATGGGGG
Coding sequences:
- the CACNA1H gene encoding voltage-dependent T-type calcium channel subunit alpha-1H isoform X4; amino-acid sequence: MTEGALAAGEVRVPLGAPAPGPAAAGASPASPGAPGREAERGSGPGTSPPESPAAERGAELGADEEQPVPYPALAATVFFCLGQTTRPRSWCLRLVCNPWFEHVSMLVIMLNCVTLGMFRPCEDVECRSERCSILEAFDDFIFAFFAVEMVIKMIALGLFGQKCYLGDTWNRLDFFIVMAGMMEYSLDGHNVSLSAIRTVRVLRPLRAINRVPSMRILVTLLLDTLPMLGNVLLLCFFVFFIFGIVGVQLWAGLLRNRCFLDSTFARNNNLTFLRPYYQTEEGEENPFICSSRRDNGMQKCSHIPSRRELRVECTLGWEAYGQPQAEGAGGAGRNACINWNQYYNVCRSGDSNPHNGAINFDNIGYAWIAIFQVITLEGWVDIMYYVMDAHSFYNFIYFILLIIVGSFFMINLCLVVIATQFSETKQRENQLMREQRARYLSNDSTLASFSEPGSCYEELLKYVGHIYRKVKRRSLRLYARWQSRWHKKVDPSSALHGQGPGRRPRRPGRRAASIHHLVYHHHHHHHHHYHFSHGSPRRPGHEPATGDTRLVRAGALPSPPSPGRGPPDTESVHSVYHADCHVEGPQERARAVHAAATAAGLKLATGLGAMNYPTILPSPAGGKGGASPGPKGKRASGPPGAGNHSPLSLSSSDPYEKIQHLVGEHGLGRSPSRLSGLSVPCPLPSPQAGTLTCELKNCPYCASALEDPEVELSDSEGGDSDSNAVYEFTQDVQHGDRRDPMQPPPAADAPGQGGPRRRAQRQAAPGEQGGLGRVWATFSGKLRRIVDSKYFNRGIMVAILTNTLSMGVEYHEQPDELTNALEISNIVFTSMFALEMLLKLLACGPLGYIRNPYNIFDGIIVIISVWEIIGQADGGLSVLRTFRLLRVLKLVRFMPALRRQLVVLMKTMDNVATFCMLLMLFIFIFSILGMHLFGCKFSLKTDTGDTVPDRKNFDSLLWAIVTVFQILTQEDWNVVLYNGMASTSSWAALYFVALMTFGNYVLFNLLVAILVEGFQAEGDANRSDTDEEKTSARLEEDFDKFRDLRATEMKMYSLAVTPNGHLEGRGSLPPPLIMRTAATPMPTPKSSPHLDVAHGLLDSRRGSSCSMDPQLGDQKSLSSLRSSPCTQLGPNSAWSSRRSSWNSLGRAPSLKRRSQCGERESLLSGEGKGSTDDEAEDSRPGAGTSPGTCATPLRRTESLDRRSTLDLRPPRPAALLPSKFHDCNGQVLALPSEFFLRIDSHKEDPAEFDDDMEDSCCSRLRKVLEPYEPEWCRRRDPWALYLFSPQNRFRLSCQKIIAHKLFDHVVLVFIFLNCITIALERPDIDPGSTERAFLSVSNYIFTAIFVAEMTVKVPACPESPGVVALGLVSGEHTYLQSSWNVLDGLLVLVSLVDIVVAMASAGGAKILGILRVLRLLRTLRPLRVISRAPGLKLVVETLISSLRPIGNIVLICCAFFIIFGILGVQLFKGKFYYCEGADTRNISTKAECRAAHYRWVRRKYNFDNLGQALMSLFVLSSKDGWVNIMYDGLDAVGIDQQPVPNHNPWMLLYFISFLLIVSFFVLNMFVGVVVENFHKCRQHQEAEEARRREEKRRRRLERKRRSTFPNPEAQRRPYYADYSPARRSIHSLCTSHYLDLFITFIIGVNVITMSVEHYNQPKSLDEALKYCNYVFTIVFVLEAVLKLVAFGFRRFFKDRWNQLDLAIVLLSIMGITLEEIEMNAALPINPTIIRIMRVLRIARVLKLLKMATGMRALLDTVVQALPQVGNLGLLFMLLFFIYAALGVELFGRLECSEDNPCEGLSRHATFSNFGMAFLTLFRVSTGDNWNGIMKDTLRECAREDKHCLSYLPAVSPVYFVTFVLVAQFVLVNVVVAVLMKHLEESNKEAHEDAELDAELELEMAQGSPTHPQPVAQPSPGAGPDAPSLLVVRKVSVSRMLSLPNDSYMFRPVAPASAPHPHRLQEVEMETYVGSAPLGLVASAHSPPAESCAALQVPSAASSPARSSDRLHALPPHGIARSPSLSRLLCRQEAVPTDSLEGQVDSPRDSGPGWGEPGGKTPVRQASLGASLRTPPRSPRPPGIRIRRHTLGQRCVSSQPPAPSGEEAEAPDPADEEVSHITSSARSPSASPSPTPTARGVAGSEPDPHRLYGVDTQGFLDQPGRADEQRRPPVEQGSGDGRPEAGEGKARALEAELALGARRKKKMSPPCISVDPPAEEEGTARPPAAEGGSTTLRRRTPSCEAAPHRDSLEPTEGPGVDPAAKGERWGQASCRTELLTVPSFVFDAPLGVGGTGGDLFLDGGHDVSPEPRGSSSGATALPEPHRTEPPMSSGDPPEKGQGLHLQVPQSPPKKEGSPPGTPIPGDSVDEPV